Proteins encoded by one window of Sphaerodactylus townsendi isolate TG3544 linkage group LG02, MPM_Stown_v2.3, whole genome shotgun sequence:
- the NEMF gene encoding ribosome quality control complex subunit NEMF, which produces MKSRFSTVDIRAVIAELRHSLLGMRVYNIYDVDNKTYLIRLQKPDCKATLLLESGIRIHTTEFEWPKNMMPSGFAMKCRKHLKTRRLVSVKQLGVDRIVDFQFGSDEAAYHLIIELYDRGNIVLTDYEYLILNILRFRTDEADDVRFAVREHYPVDCAKAVSPLPSLERLTEIITTAPKGEQIKRVLNPHLSYGATLIEHCLIEAGFSGSAKTDQVESKGFKSWDLLDLIVLAEECNFMRCVPASNELKTEIDKVKGELVEMNLEVVDRAIQVVRSALANQIDWTEINAIVKEAQAQGDPVASAIKELKLQTNHITMLLKNPYALSDTEEEAAAGEEMAEESKGKKKQKKKSQPLRKPLKNQPLLVDVDLSVSAYANAKKYYDHKRHAARKTQKTVEAAEKAFKSAEKKTKQTLKEVQTVTTIQKARKVYWFEKFLWFISSENYLVIAGRDQQQNEMIVKRYLRPGDVYVHADLHGATSCVIKNPTGDPIPPRTLTEAGTMALCYSAAWDARVITSAWWVYHHQVSKTAPTGEYLTTGSFMIRGKKNFLPSF; this is translated from the exons ATGAAATCCCGTTTCAGCACCGTCGATATCCGGGCGGTGATCGCTGAGCTCCGTCACAG CCTCTTGGGAATGAGAGTATACAACATTTATGATGTGGATAACAAGACGTACCTCATCCGCCTTCAGAA accagACTGCAAGGCGACTCTTCTTCTGGAATCTGGTATTCGGATCCACACCACCGAATTTGAGTGGCCCAAGAACATGATGCCGTCTGGCTTTGCGATGAAG TGCCGCAAGCACCTGAAGACCAGGAGGCTGGTGAGCGTGAAGCAACTCGGTGTTGACAGAATAGTCGATTTCCAGTTTGGGAGTGACGAAGCCGCCTATCACTTGATCATTGAGCTGTACGACAGg GGGAACATTGTTCTTACAGACTATGAATACCTAATCCTAAACATCCTGAGATTTCGCACTGACGAAGCGGACGATGTGCGGTTTGCAGTGCGGGAGCACTACCCTGTCGACTGTGCCAAAGCAGTATCACCTCTGCCCAGTTTGGAAAG GCTGACAGAAATAATAACTACTGCACCTAAAGGTGAACAGATAAAGAGAGTTCTAAACCCGCACCTTT CTTATGGAGCCACTCTCATTGAGCACTGCCTTATAGAAGCTGGATTCTCAGGTAGTGCCAAAACAGACCAGGTGGAAAGCAAAG gatttaagtcatgggaTTTGTTAGACCTTATAGTTTTGGCAGAAGAGTGCAATTTCatgcgatgcgttcctgccagcaatgaattgaagacc GAAATTGACAAGGTGAAAGGTGAGCTTGTGGAGATGAACCTGGAGGTAGTGGACCGAGCCATCCAGGTGGTCCGGAGTGCCTTAGCCAACCAGATTGACTGGACTGAGATCAATGCCATTGTGAAAGAGGCCCAAGCCCAGGGGGACCCCGTGGCCAGCGCCATCAAAGAGCTGAAGCTACAGACAAACCACATCACCATGCTCTTGAA GAACCCGTACGCGCTCTCGGAcacggaggaggaggcggcagcaggAGAGGAGATGGCAGAAGAGTCCaaggggaagaagaagcagaagaagaaaagccaACCACTGAGGAAGCCCCTCAAGAACCAGCCTTTGCTTGTGGACGTGGACCTCAGCGTGTCTGCTTACGCCAATGCCAAAAA GTATTACGATCACAAGAGACACGCGGCCCGGAAAACTCAGAAGACAGTGGAAGCAGCCGAGAAG GCCTTCAAATCGGCAGAGAAAAAGACCAAGCAGACTCTGAAGGAAGTCCAAACAGTTACCACCATCCAGAAGGCTAGGAAGGTTTACTG gtttgagaaattcctgtgGTTCATTAGCTCTGAAAATTACCTTGTTATAGCTGGAAGAGACCAACAGCAAAACGAAATGATCGTCAAGAGGTATCTGAGGCCAG GTGATGTCTATGTCCACGCTGATCTTCACGGAGCCACCAGTTGTGTCATCAAGAACCCAACAG GGGACCCGATCCCACCGCGGACGCTCACCGAGGCAGGCACAATGGCTCTGTGTTACAGCGCGGCCTGGGACGCTCGAGTCATCACTAGCGCCTGGTGGGTGTATCATCACCAG GTATCGAAAACGGCCCCCACAGGAGAGTACCTGACCACAGGAAGCTTCATGATCAGGGGTAA aaagaat